A window from Listeria seeligeri serovar 1/2b str. SLCC3954 encodes these proteins:
- the pbp4 gene encoding penicillin-binding protein PBP4(5): MANLNGKKGNNKKALIIGSIAVVIVLIGVAIYFFIQNQHKDEKNALRAAETFTSNIAKEKYDKLGNNVTNASLKKVEVTAKEMEAKYQAVYSGIGAENIKVKNLKSVYDDKENKFNLTYELEMRTSLGKLATQKYKTTISKQNDDWKIDWKPALIFPGMVKTDKVRITEDSATRGQIVDRNGTPLATKGQFAEAGVVPSKLGEGDEKTKNIQDISKKLDISTEYINKQLAQKWVQADSFVPLVTLDEDKLPEATGLTYAQKELRTYPLNEATSHLIGYVGEVSAEDIEKNPKLGVGDVIGKSGLERYYDKQLRGKDGGEIKIINDQTKQEDTLQKIDRKDGEEIKLTIDAAVQKKAFDSLGSETGAVTMINPTNGELLALVSTPSYDANQMVLGITADDYAKYNDDKRLPFLARYANRYAPGSTFKTITATIGLDTGITKPDKVREISGLKWQKDASWGKYFVTRVHDVPKVNMTDALVHSDNIYFAQEGLEIGKDKLTAGLKKFDFDKEYNLPFTMEPAQISNDGLNSDILLADTSYGQGELLMSPIQQAIAYSAIANNGKMPYPKLETKEATGKSTQATEATSANQVKDALIKTVSDPAGTAHGLQIQGHNIAAKTGTAELKEKQGEDGLENGFVYAFDADNPDYLMVGMIENVKGRGGSGLVIDKLKPVIESMYK, encoded by the coding sequence ATGGCTAATTTAAATGGAAAAAAAGGGAACAACAAGAAGGCGCTTATTATTGGAAGTATCGCCGTCGTTATTGTCCTGATAGGTGTTGCCATCTACTTTTTCATACAAAATCAACATAAAGACGAAAAAAACGCTTTAAGAGCAGCAGAAACTTTTACTTCAAATATCGCTAAAGAAAAGTATGACAAACTTGGAAATAATGTCACCAATGCTTCACTAAAAAAGGTAGAAGTTACTGCCAAAGAGATGGAAGCGAAATACCAAGCAGTCTATAGTGGCATTGGCGCCGAAAATATTAAAGTAAAAAACCTGAAATCTGTCTACGATGACAAAGAAAATAAATTCAACCTAACTTATGAACTTGAAATGCGCACTAGTCTTGGAAAACTTGCCACGCAAAAATATAAAACAACTATTTCAAAACAAAATGACGACTGGAAAATCGACTGGAAACCAGCCCTTATTTTTCCAGGAATGGTAAAAACCGACAAAGTCCGTATCACCGAAGATAGTGCTACACGTGGTCAAATTGTAGACCGTAATGGCACTCCACTCGCAACTAAAGGCCAATTTGCCGAAGCTGGAGTGGTTCCATCTAAACTCGGTGAAGGGGACGAAAAAACGAAAAACATTCAAGATATCAGCAAAAAGCTCGATATTTCAACAGAATATATTAACAAACAATTAGCGCAAAAATGGGTTCAAGCAGACAGTTTTGTCCCACTCGTAACACTAGATGAGGATAAACTTCCTGAAGCAACAGGTCTAACTTACGCTCAAAAAGAACTACGAACATATCCACTAAACGAAGCTACATCCCATTTAATTGGTTATGTTGGCGAGGTTAGCGCTGAAGACATCGAAAAAAATCCCAAACTCGGCGTCGGTGATGTTATCGGAAAAAGTGGCTTAGAACGCTACTACGATAAACAACTTCGCGGCAAAGATGGTGGCGAAATAAAAATCATTAACGACCAAACAAAACAAGAAGACACTTTACAAAAAATAGATCGTAAAGATGGCGAAGAAATTAAACTTACGATTGATGCCGCTGTTCAAAAGAAAGCATTTGATAGCCTCGGATCAGAAACCGGTGCTGTAACAATGATTAATCCGACAAACGGCGAACTTTTAGCTTTAGTTAGTACGCCTTCCTATGATGCCAACCAAATGGTACTTGGAATTACCGCCGATGATTATGCAAAATATAATGATGACAAAAGACTACCTTTCCTAGCTAGATACGCTAATCGTTACGCACCTGGCTCTACTTTTAAAACCATCACAGCAACGATTGGGCTTGATACTGGAATTACCAAACCTGACAAAGTTCGCGAAATCTCTGGACTTAAATGGCAAAAAGACGCCTCTTGGGGGAAATATTTTGTCACTCGCGTCCATGATGTTCCAAAAGTAAATATGACCGATGCACTTGTTCACTCAGATAATATTTATTTCGCACAAGAAGGCCTTGAAATCGGCAAAGATAAACTAACAGCCGGTCTTAAGAAATTCGATTTTGACAAAGAATATAACTTGCCATTCACAATGGAACCAGCTCAAATTTCCAATGACGGATTAAACTCAGATATCTTACTTGCTGATACATCATATGGACAAGGTGAATTACTAATGTCACCAATCCAGCAAGCAATCGCATATTCCGCCATCGCTAACAACGGAAAAATGCCTTATCCAAAACTAGAGACCAAAGAAGCAACAGGAAAATCGACACAAGCAACCGAAGCAACTTCCGCAAACCAAGTCAAAGACGCACTAATCAAAACCGTTTCTGACCCAGCCGGAACTGCGCATGGTTTACAAATCCAAGGTCACAACATTGCTGCTAAAACCGGAACCGCCGAACTAAAAGAAAAACAAGGTGAAGACGGACTTGAAAACGGCTTTGTCTACGCTTTCGATGCCGACAATCCCGACTATTTAATGGTAGGAATGATTGAAAACGTTAAAGGACGCGGAGGCAGTGGACTCGTAATCGACAAACTAAAACCTGTTATTGAAAGTATGTATAAATAA